A DNA window from Limnochordia bacterium contains the following coding sequences:
- a CDS encoding Fic family protein, which translates to MGDYFTEEPGILPNKLGVDDPELLKAIEVSVVMVRLIWLEENPINGEIGFDHLCAIHRYSFSDLYHFAGVMRDVWLAKDDGVFCYPENLEGAQQAIFTQLKHDKLLKGLGKPEFIEKLATLTGDLIALHPFREGNGRSVRAFLKQLAENAGYDLNYEDVRDDELLSTDIATFKGNLAPLKELLHRIVSPVAV; encoded by the coding sequence TTGGGAGATTATTTCACCGAAGAGCCTGGTATCCTACCAAATAAGTTGGGTGTTGACGACCCGGAACTATTAAAGGCGATTGAGGTTAGTGTAGTAATGGTTCGTCTCATCTGGTTAGAGGAAAACCCCATTAATGGTGAGATTGGTTTTGACCACTTGTGTGCGATCCATCGGTATTCGTTTTCAGACCTGTATCATTTCGCCGGTGTGATGAGAGACGTTTGGCTGGCGAAAGACGATGGCGTGTTTTGCTATCCTGAGAATCTTGAAGGGGCCCAGCAAGCGATTTTTACTCAGTTGAAGCATGATAAGTTGCTTAAGGGGCTTGGGAAACCTGAGTTTATTGAGAAATTAGCTACCTTAACAGGTGATCTAATAGCATTACATCCTTTTAGGGAAGGAAATGGCCGGTCAGTTCGAGCTTTTCTTAAGCAATTGGCTGAAAATGCTGGCTATGACTTGAACTACGAGGACGTGCGTGACGATGAGCTTTTATCAACTGATATTGCTACATTTAAAGGGAACTTGGCTCCTTTAAAGGAATTACTCCATAGAATAGTGTCGCCAGTCGCGGTCTAG
- a CDS encoding antitoxin VbhA family protein: protein MRKMTLQRQEKSLRFAEANLRFEGSVVPPAVKRDCRKMLRGEVTSEQLVAKYLAAVNKE, encoded by the coding sequence TTGCGAAAAATGACATTACAAAGGCAAGAAAAATCGTTGCGGTTTGCTGAAGCCAATCTTCGGTTTGAAGGTTCTGTCGTGCCCCCCGCAGTAAAAAGGGATTGCCGGAAAATGCTTAGGGGTGAAGTGACCAGCGAACAACTTGTTGCGAAATATCTAGCAGCAGTGAATAAGGAGTAG
- a CDS encoding family 78 glycoside hydrolase catalytic domain, producing MRVAPIKWQAEWIWDAYRRETPNTLLFFKKVVDLPAEVQSASIQISCSGSYKLYINSTYIGRGPYPADPAWQSYDSYELDATPFVPGVNLITVKAYNYGVGTHSRPWVPGGLILQGEITTHRGPTFAVTTDTSWCVKYPSGWMQGTTQMFWTTGFQEIVDLRKDRDLLHALPKPNRGWQKAVSYGKPPVEPWKRLIPREIPYLEETLVEPQNVVDVGRLQEPTQMPHPLTLGIWMQSEKTISDKNVFSGGTILPPGPDESGTFLLYDFGREIVGYPDIVLQTDGKAIVDIGYSECLTEEGRIFPTRQGIDQTDRLIIGPGTNHWEAMGRRAFRYLQICIRKTANPVTIDRLCVRATKYPVNDQSVFQSDDPVLNEVYSVSKYTLNLGMQDHFEDCPLREQAQYVGDTRVTSLYNYMTFGDQLLPAKAIRQFGRSQYVSGRIPSIAPGGTNHNIIDYSLLWVTLLYEYWFYTGRKELLQEMYPHVVTLLEWLQLESDADGFLVTEGKAGWWMFIDWGHLPHTGIITAVQCLYYQALFQAGIIAEQIGRHYEAQSWNERAEKLRQAIRSRMRTSEGLFTDRIGTECCGLHANILAGVCNVVTGEERRRLAEVLSTWDDRFLTAHTGYFNFFVLQFLFENGHADRALKLLTQFWGKMLENGATTWWERYEPGFDPTVNSTVSLCHPWSSGPAYLIPAYILGVRPATPGFGKIYFSPYLGDLHEAEGRIPTPHGLIRVKLQRAGNEVQSELELPPGIEVIPSEIV from the coding sequence ATGCGCGTCGCACCAATTAAATGGCAAGCTGAATGGATCTGGGATGCCTACCGACGAGAGACCCCCAATACGCTTTTGTTTTTCAAAAAAGTGGTGGATCTTCCGGCGGAAGTCCAGTCGGCAAGTATTCAGATCAGTTGCTCTGGAAGCTACAAATTATATATTAATTCAACATATATCGGGCGGGGCCCCTATCCTGCCGATCCAGCCTGGCAATCATATGATTCTTACGAACTCGATGCCACGCCGTTTGTGCCCGGTGTAAACCTCATTACCGTCAAGGCCTATAATTACGGCGTGGGTACGCATAGTCGCCCATGGGTACCGGGCGGTCTGATCTTGCAAGGTGAAATAACTACCCATCGTGGCCCGACCTTTGCTGTGACCACAGATACGTCCTGGTGTGTAAAGTACCCATCCGGATGGATGCAAGGCACCACCCAGATGTTTTGGACTACTGGTTTTCAAGAGATAGTTGACCTTCGGAAAGATCGGGACCTATTGCACGCACTTCCCAAACCGAATCGCGGTTGGCAGAAAGCAGTCAGCTACGGGAAACCTCCGGTTGAGCCCTGGAAACGTCTAATCCCTCGGGAGATTCCTTATCTAGAAGAAACCTTGGTGGAACCCCAGAACGTGGTTGACGTGGGGCGTCTTCAAGAACCCACCCAGATGCCACACCCTCTTACGTTAGGTATATGGATGCAATCAGAGAAGACAATCTCTGATAAGAACGTCTTTTCGGGGGGCACAATTCTGCCCCCCGGACCTGATGAAAGTGGAACGTTCCTTCTGTACGATTTCGGTCGGGAGATTGTAGGCTACCCAGACATCGTGCTTCAAACCGATGGCAAAGCCATTGTAGATATTGGGTATAGTGAGTGTCTCACTGAGGAAGGACGTATCTTTCCTACACGGCAAGGTATCGATCAGACGGATCGGCTCATCATTGGTCCAGGAACTAATCATTGGGAAGCAATGGGTCGTAGAGCTTTTCGCTATCTGCAGATCTGTATTCGAAAGACGGCAAATCCAGTTACGATCGACAGACTTTGTGTCCGGGCTACTAAATATCCGGTTAACGACCAGAGTGTTTTCCAATCCGATGATCCGGTGCTAAACGAAGTCTATTCGGTTAGCAAATATACCCTGAATCTGGGGATGCAGGATCACTTTGAGGATTGCCCTTTACGGGAACAGGCCCAGTACGTAGGGGACACTAGAGTTACATCTTTGTATAACTACATGACCTTTGGGGATCAGCTTTTGCCTGCTAAAGCCATCCGGCAATTCGGTAGATCGCAGTATGTGTCGGGACGAATTCCCAGCATTGCTCCTGGTGGTACCAACCATAACATCATCGATTACTCCTTACTGTGGGTTACTCTCCTGTATGAATACTGGTTCTACACGGGACGGAAAGAGCTTCTGCAGGAGATGTATCCGCACGTGGTTACTCTTTTGGAGTGGCTCCAGTTAGAATCGGATGCAGATGGCTTCCTTGTTACAGAGGGCAAAGCCGGTTGGTGGATGTTCATTGACTGGGGTCACTTGCCGCATACCGGCATCATTACCGCTGTGCAGTGCCTCTACTACCAAGCCCTGTTTCAAGCGGGAATAATCGCAGAACAGATCGGCCGACACTATGAGGCGCAAAGCTGGAACGAGAGAGCAGAGAAATTGCGTCAGGCTATTCGGAGCCGAATGCGTACGTCGGAGGGTCTGTTTACCGATAGGATCGGCACCGAATGCTGCGGGCTTCACGCCAATATACTTGCCGGTGTATGTAACGTGGTTACTGGCGAAGAACGTCGCCGTCTCGCAGAAGTTCTATCTACGTGGGATGATCGCTTCTTGACTGCCCATACAGGTTACTTCAATTTTTTTGTTCTGCAGTTTCTCTTTGAAAATGGTCATGCAGACCGTGCCCTCAAGTTGCTTACCCAGTTTTGGGGAAAGATGCTAGAAAACGGAGCTACCACCTGGTGGGAGCGGTATGAGCCTGGATTCGATCCTACTGTGAACTCAACCGTTAGCCTGTGTCATCCATGGTCCAGTGGACCAGCTTATCTTATCCCTGCCTATATCCTTGGAGTACGTCCAGCAACACCTGGGTTCGGTAAGATCTACTTCTCACCTTACCTAGGAGACCTCCACGAGGCGGAAGGACGGATTCCTACACCACATGGGTTGATCCGGGTTAAGCTGCAGCGTGCAGGAAACGAGGTACAAAGTGAACTAGAGTTACCACCAGGAATAGAGGTCATCCCGTCGGAGATAGTATAG